The nucleotide sequence TGAAAGCCACTAAGGAAAATTTAATAAAGTTAGAGGAACAGCGTTTATTATTGGAAGAAGAAAATACCAAAAAATTAAATGCAGCAAAAGTGCTTGCATCATCACTGCATGATAAATTTATTATATTAATAAAGCAAGCTTCAGAGGATGGAAAGATTTTTGGCTCTGTAACCACACGTGAAATTGCAAAAACTTTATTACAAGAAGGATATGATATAAGTCATCATAGTTTATCTTTGGGTGGAATAAGCATCAAAAATTTGGGCGAGTATCAAGTGAATATAGAATTACATAGTAAAGTGATAGTGCCAATTACTATATACGTTGTCAGATCTGAGAAAGATGCACATGAATTAAGGCAAGCAAAGTTGCAAAATCAGAAATCTGAGCAACAAGAGGCAGAGCAAGATGCGAGTAAAGAAGCTACTGATGGTGATAATAGCTGATCAAAGATGATCCCTTGTTATAGTCGTAAAGAAATGTCTTCCATTGCTAAGCTGGTATCATCCCAGTGCATGACACTGGGATCCAGTGTCATGCACTGGAATGACACCATTATTGGAATAAATCAAAAATGATCCCACGCTATAGCCGCAAAGAAATCTCTTCTATTTGGGAAGAAAAAAATAAGTTCAACATATGGCTCAAAATAGAAAAATTAGCATGTGAAGCTCAAGCAAAATTAAAAGTTATTCCAAGTGATGTTGCTGAAAAGCTCTCTGGTGCTATTGAATTTGATATTGAGCGTATTAACGAAATTGAATCCATTGTAAAACATGATGTTATAGCTTTTTTGACATATATTGCTGAAAAAGCGGGAGTTGATGTTCGTTATCTCCATTACGGAATGACAAGTTCTGACGTTTTAGATACATGCCTTGCGGTTCAGTTAAAGGAATCATGTGATATTTTGCTCGAAAATTTAAAAAATATACTTGCAGCACTGAAAAAAAAGGCTGAGGACTATAAAAATATTGTTTGTGTTGGGCGCAGTCATGGAATGCATGCAGAATCAACAACTCTTGGATTAAAATTTGCTAGATTTTATGCTGAATTTAAACGCAATTATCAGAGATTAATTAGCGCGAAAACAGAGATCTCGATTTGTAAAATATCAGGTGCAGTAGGTAATTTTTCAAATGTTGATCCGTTTGTTGAAGAGTATGTAGCGAAAGAAATGGGACTTATACCTGAAACCATATCGTCTCAAGTCATTCCTCGTGATAGACACGCAATATTCTTTTCAGTTTTAGGAGTGATTGCAAGTTCAATAGAGAATATTGCCGTTGAAATACGTCACTTGCAAAGAACTGAAGTTGGAGAAATTTCTGAGTATTTTTCCACTGGTCAGAAGGGAAGTTCTGCTATGCCGCATAAGTGTAATCCTATTTTAAGTGAGAATTTGACTGGGCTCTCACGCTTAATACGCAGCTATGTTTTTCCTGCATTAGAAAATGTTGCATTATGGCACGAACGAGATATATCGCACTCGTCTGTGGAAAGGTGCATTGCTCCTGATGCTTGTATAGCAATGGATTTTGCTTTAGTACGATTAACAGATTTGATAGATAAATTGGTGATCAATAAGGAAAATATTGAAAAGAACTTAAATTCTTCAAAAGGCTTGGTTTTTTCACAACGAGTATTACTCGAGTTGGTAAATAGTGGTTTGGCGAGGGAAGAGGCGTATAAAATTGTTCAGAGCAATGCAATGAAAGTGAAACAAAACAATAGTGATTTTCTGGCCGAACTGAAACAAGATAAATTCTTACTTGAAGTTATTAACTCTAAAAAACTTGAATCTTTGTTTGATTTGAAGTATTATACGAAACATATAGATCATATATATAGCAAGGTTTTTAATGAGGCTGAGTAGCTCAGTGGTAGAGCAGGAGGATCATAATCTCTTGGTCGGGGGTTCAAATCCCTCCTCAGCCACTCAAGCTAAGCTATGGTTTGGCGGTAGCAGCGCATTTGACAAAATAACGTGATTCATTGTCAATTAACTGAAGTTTTT is from Wolbachia endosymbiont (group B) of Hofmannophila pseudospretella and encodes:
- the rplI gene encoding 50S ribosomal protein L9, which gives rise to MLIILKENITTLGKLGEVVKVKPGYARNFLFPQKKAMKATKENLIKLEEQRLLLEEENTKKLNAAKVLASSLHDKFIILIKQASEDGKIFGSVTTREIAKTLLQEGYDISHHSLSLGGISIKNLGEYQVNIELHSKVIVPITIYVVRSEKDAHELRQAKLQNQKSEQQEAEQDASKEATDGDNS
- the purB gene encoding adenylosuccinate lyase, encoding MIPRYSRKEISSIWEEKNKFNIWLKIEKLACEAQAKLKVIPSDVAEKLSGAIEFDIERINEIESIVKHDVIAFLTYIAEKAGVDVRYLHYGMTSSDVLDTCLAVQLKESCDILLENLKNILAALKKKAEDYKNIVCVGRSHGMHAESTTLGLKFARFYAEFKRNYQRLISAKTEISICKISGAVGNFSNVDPFVEEYVAKEMGLIPETISSQVIPRDRHAIFFSVLGVIASSIENIAVEIRHLQRTEVGEISEYFSTGQKGSSAMPHKCNPILSENLTGLSRLIRSYVFPALENVALWHERDISHSSVERCIAPDACIAMDFALVRLTDLIDKLVINKENIEKNLNSSKGLVFSQRVLLELVNSGLAREEAYKIVQSNAMKVKQNNSDFLAELKQDKFLLEVINSKKLESLFDLKYYTKHIDHIYSKVFNEAE